A genomic region of Mesobacillus jeotgali contains the following coding sequences:
- a CDS encoding TetR/AcrR family transcriptional regulator, whose translation MSPKVSQEHMEQRRAEILKAAEEVFIEYGYERATMKHIMDAANVSRGGLYQYFASKEAVFEAIMGELLAGELDDALDMVKENATSYWDMLMKTIFGEDGRPDDEMDPLAPAKLEYFIIGRNDEHRRAYGKTRYNNGLKLYAQIIEHGQRSGEFSTRFDHEIIARSIIAFIDGLAVEDAMLSKEDLKIKEQSTLFVEYLKMALGISEHSSAGNIK comes from the coding sequence ATGTCTCCGAAAGTCAGTCAGGAACACATGGAGCAGCGTCGAGCTGAAATTTTGAAGGCGGCAGAGGAAGTCTTCATTGAATATGGATATGAGCGGGCCACGATGAAGCACATAATGGACGCTGCGAATGTCAGCAGAGGCGGATTGTATCAATATTTTGCAAGTAAAGAAGCTGTGTTCGAAGCGATTATGGGAGAATTATTAGCAGGCGAATTGGATGATGCGTTGGATATGGTTAAAGAAAATGCAACTTCTTATTGGGATATGCTCATGAAAACCATCTTTGGCGAGGATGGGAGGCCAGATGATGAAATGGATCCTTTGGCGCCGGCAAAACTGGAGTATTTTATAATAGGAAGAAATGATGAACACAGGAGAGCATATGGAAAAACCCGATACAATAATGGCTTGAAATTATATGCACAAATTATTGAACATGGACAAAGAAGCGGTGAATTCAGCACAAGGTTTGATCATGAAATCATTGCCCGTTCGATCATTGCCTTTATAGACGGATTGGCAGTAGAGGATGCCATGTTATCGAAGGAAGATTTGAAGATCAAAGAGCAATCCACTCTATTTGTGGAATATTTAAAAATGGCACTGGGAATCAGTGAGCATTCGTCGGCAGGTAATATTAAATAA
- a CDS encoding leucine-rich repeat domain-containing protein has translation MYSLTSDGRVQINGSLTTDEITELIKNKKLQVIQFSSDIEPETFTKLNETLFSNRSDVILRVYGYYQTVCDLSFLHLLPNLRRLYVECHDRVENVETLASLKNLAELNLSIFSLESFEVLSLVPDGLQKLILGQTKSKKQSLSAIERFQNLEELLIVGHTKDIEIVGKLMNIEKITLTSITTSDLEFLKPLKKLSHLSINFGGIKTFNAIAGMDGLKYLELFQIRGLSDISFISSLTGLQYVTIENLPNVKIFPSLVDLHKLRKLALNNLKGLKELNSLEYAPALEVFTHWSAMNMSVEDYLPALRNPSLKRISVGFGSDKRNKQFEELAKKYGKTDKGVLDTFVFE, from the coding sequence ATGTATAGTTTAACATCTGATGGCCGTGTCCAAATTAATGGGAGTTTAACTACAGATGAAATCACGGAGTTAATAAAAAATAAAAAATTACAAGTTATCCAGTTTTCTAGTGATATTGAACCTGAAACTTTCACGAAATTGAACGAGACCCTGTTCTCAAACCGGAGCGACGTAATTCTCCGTGTCTATGGGTATTACCAGACTGTTTGTGATTTAAGCTTTCTTCATCTTCTTCCGAATTTAAGGCGCCTATATGTTGAGTGTCATGACAGGGTAGAAAATGTAGAAACGCTCGCATCTTTAAAGAATTTGGCAGAACTTAACCTCAGTATATTCAGTCTGGAATCCTTTGAAGTCTTATCTTTGGTCCCAGATGGATTGCAGAAGTTGATACTTGGCCAAACAAAGTCAAAAAAACAAAGTCTATCTGCGATAGAAAGGTTCCAGAACCTTGAAGAACTCTTGATTGTAGGGCACACAAAAGATATTGAGATTGTCGGGAAGTTAATGAATATTGAAAAAATCACCTTAACGTCCATAACAACCAGTGACCTGGAATTCTTGAAGCCGTTAAAAAAACTGTCGCATCTTTCAATTAATTTTGGCGGGATTAAAACTTTTAATGCTATTGCAGGTATGGACGGATTAAAATATCTGGAGCTATTCCAAATCAGGGGGTTAAGTGATATATCATTTATATCATCATTAACTGGACTTCAATACGTAACGATTGAAAATCTGCCAAATGTTAAAATATTTCCGTCCCTGGTTGATTTACATAAACTGCGGAAGCTTGCTTTAAATAACTTGAAGGGGTTGAAAGAGCTTAATAGTCTAGAGTACGCTCCAGCCCTTGAGGTTTTTACACACTGGTCAGCAATGAATATGAGTGTGGAAGATTATTTGCCTGCATTAAGAAATCCTTCTCTGAAAAGGATATCAGTTGGGTTTGGCAGTGATAAGAGAAATAAGCAGTTTGAAGAACTGGCAAAGAAGTATGGCAAGACAGATAAAGGAGTTTTGGATACCTTTGTTTTTGAATAA
- the gatB gene encoding Asp-tRNA(Asn)/Glu-tRNA(Gln) amidotransferase subunit GatB, giving the protein MKFETVIGLEVHVELKTESKIFSASPNHFGAEPNTNTSVIDLGYPGVLPVVNKKAVEYAMKAAMALNCEVAEYTKFDRKNYFYPDNPKAYQISQFDKPIGENGWIEIEVNGYKKKIGITRIHMEEDAGKLTHGNGYSLVDYNRQGTPLVEIVSEPDIRTPDEAYAYLEKLKSIIQYTGVSDCKMEEGSLRCDANISIRPVGQKEFGTKTELKNLNSFNFVRRGLEHEEKRQEEEILAGREIQQETRRFDEATNTTILMRVKEGSDDYRYFPEPDLPDLYIDEEWKARVRAEIPELPDERKKRYVEEMGLPAYDAEVLTVSKEMADFFESAVKAGADPKQASNWLMGEFSAYLKAESKELHETALTPEGLAGLIKLIENGTISSKIAKQVFKELIENGGDPEKIVKEKGLVQISDEGELLKIITEIIDANPQSVEDFKGGKDKAKGFLVGQIMKATKGQANPPLVNKLLVEELNKR; this is encoded by the coding sequence ATGAAGTTTGAAACGGTAATTGGCCTTGAGGTCCATGTTGAATTAAAAACAGAATCGAAAATCTTTTCGGCGAGTCCGAACCATTTTGGTGCCGAGCCGAATACGAATACAAGCGTGATTGACCTTGGTTACCCTGGAGTATTGCCAGTGGTGAATAAAAAAGCGGTTGAGTACGCTATGAAAGCCGCTATGGCTTTGAACTGCGAAGTCGCGGAGTATACGAAATTCGACCGCAAGAACTATTTTTACCCGGACAACCCGAAGGCTTACCAGATTTCACAGTTCGACAAGCCAATCGGCGAGAATGGCTGGATCGAAATCGAGGTTAATGGTTATAAAAAGAAAATCGGCATTACACGCATCCATATGGAAGAGGATGCTGGCAAGCTGACGCACGGTAATGGCTATTCCCTCGTTGATTACAACCGCCAGGGAACGCCGCTTGTTGAGATCGTATCGGAGCCCGATATACGCACTCCGGATGAGGCATATGCGTATCTTGAGAAGTTAAAGTCAATCATCCAATATACGGGCGTATCGGATTGTAAAATGGAAGAGGGTTCACTCCGTTGTGATGCAAACATCTCGATCAGGCCGGTCGGGCAAAAGGAATTCGGCACGAAAACGGAGCTTAAGAACCTGAACTCGTTTAACTTTGTCCGCAGAGGGCTTGAACATGAAGAAAAGCGTCAGGAAGAGGAAATCCTTGCTGGGCGTGAAATCCAGCAGGAGACACGGCGATTTGATGAAGCGACGAACACCACGATCCTGATGCGCGTAAAAGAAGGCTCAGATGACTATCGTTATTTCCCTGAGCCCGATCTTCCGGATCTTTATATTGATGAAGAGTGGAAGGCAAGGGTTCGTGCGGAAATCCCTGAACTGCCAGACGAGCGGAAAAAGCGATATGTCGAGGAGATGGGACTGCCGGCTTATGATGCAGAAGTTTTAACGGTATCAAAAGAAATGGCTGACTTCTTTGAATCTGCCGTTAAAGCAGGAGCCGATCCAAAGCAGGCCTCCAACTGGCTGATGGGTGAATTCTCAGCCTACTTGAAAGCAGAATCAAAAGAGTTGCATGAAACAGCACTGACTCCTGAAGGGCTTGCCGGCTTGATCAAGTTGATCGAGAACGGCACGATTTCCTCCAAAATCGCGAAGCAGGTATTCAAGGAATTGATCGAAAACGGCGGCGACCCAGAGAAAATCGTCAAAGAGAAGGGGCTTGTCCAAATCTCCGACGAAGGCGAGCTGCTCAAGATCATCACTGAAATCATCGATGCGAACCCACAATCTGTAGAAGATTTCAAAGGTGGCAAGGACAAAGCCAAAGGCTTCCTTGTCGGCCAAATCATGAAAGCAACAAAAGGTCAGGCAAACCCGCCATTAGTCAACAAATTGCTTGTTGAAGAATTGAATAAGAGATAA
- a CDS encoding YueI family protein, with translation MNRLSKSNVDDYLQQGIHGAKQTKPDERRRFLTTIRERVVIALTQGEVMRKGVEPEVEQLMDENRKAHLFLNGNISYPYLSEYIKAAEKRGIEFTIVTNKDYDSELGLVLAHHHAIDKEEIYLGKKKPVIQTAQANKKKGFLSGFGKLFGK, from the coding sequence GTGAATCGGTTGAGCAAAAGCAATGTGGATGATTACTTACAGCAGGGAATTCATGGGGCAAAGCAGACCAAACCTGATGAAAGAAGGAGATTCCTTACAACAATAAGGGAGCGGGTCGTCATCGCACTTACCCAGGGGGAGGTAATGAGAAAGGGCGTTGAACCTGAGGTCGAGCAGCTTATGGATGAAAACAGAAAAGCCCATCTCTTTTTAAATGGCAATATATCATATCCTTATTTATCTGAATACATCAAAGCGGCTGAAAAACGGGGCATCGAGTTTACGATCGTCACCAATAAGGATTATGATTCTGAACTTGGGCTTGTTTTAGCTCATCACCATGCGATTGATAAAGAGGAGATTTATCTTGGAAAAAAGAAACCTGTGATCCAGACGGCTCAAGCCAACAAGAAAAAGGGTTTCCTTTCTGGGTTTGGGAAGTTATTTGGGAAATAG
- the putP gene encoding sodium/proline symporter PutP gives MSNEMYQIIAIGIYMAAMLYIGWYSYKKTSNLTDYMLGGRSLGPAVTALSAGAADMSGWLLMGLPGGIYVSGLANAWIAIGLTVGAYLNWLYVAPRLRSYTHVANDSITIPSFLENRFKDDTKLLRIVSGIVILLFFTFYVSSGMVAGAVFFENSFDLDYHTGLLLVSAVVVAYTLFGGFLAVSYTDFIQGMMMLLALLLVPIIGFSKTGGPAETFDTIRSIDPALLDLFKGTTVLGIISTAAWGLGYFGQPHIITRFMAITSIKETKSARRIGMGWMIFSLIGAILTALIGLAYFTQNPDVKLDNPEAVFIVLGQIFFHPLFAGLMLAAVLAAIMSTISSQLIVTSSALTEDLYKIIFKKEKSDKQYVFFGRLAVLAVAIIAASLAWVQNDTILGLVAYAWAGFGAAFGPIIILSLYWKKMTNWGAILGMIAGAATVVIWSNFGLSDVMYEIVPGFIINLIISVVVSLVTYRPNPEIEKEFDMSVENLKS, from the coding sequence ATGTCCAACGAAATGTATCAAATCATTGCCATCGGGATATACATGGCCGCGATGCTTTATATCGGCTGGTATTCCTACAAAAAGACAAGCAATCTGACTGACTACATGCTTGGCGGCAGATCGCTTGGTCCGGCAGTCACAGCGCTTAGCGCCGGTGCAGCTGATATGAGCGGCTGGCTGCTGATGGGTCTTCCTGGGGGAATTTATGTAAGCGGTTTAGCGAATGCATGGATTGCCATCGGATTGACTGTCGGCGCATATCTCAACTGGCTTTATGTAGCACCTCGACTTCGCTCATACACTCATGTGGCGAATGACTCCATCACGATTCCAAGCTTCCTGGAAAACCGTTTTAAAGATGATACAAAGCTTTTAAGAATTGTATCCGGAATTGTTATTCTTCTATTTTTTACTTTCTACGTTTCCTCCGGAATGGTCGCCGGAGCTGTTTTCTTCGAGAATTCATTCGATCTTGATTATCACACCGGCTTGTTGCTGGTTTCCGCCGTTGTCGTAGCCTACACATTGTTTGGCGGCTTTCTCGCGGTAAGCTATACAGATTTCATCCAGGGAATGATGATGCTACTCGCCCTTCTGCTCGTGCCGATTATCGGTTTCTCGAAAACGGGAGGACCTGCAGAAACGTTCGATACCATTCGTTCGATTGATCCTGCATTGCTTGATTTATTCAAAGGTACGACTGTCCTAGGCATCATTTCAACCGCAGCATGGGGTCTTGGCTACTTCGGTCAGCCACATATTATCACCCGTTTCATGGCAATCACATCAATAAAAGAAACAAAGAGTGCAAGAAGAATCGGCATGGGCTGGATGATCTTCTCCTTAATTGGAGCAATACTGACAGCGTTGATCGGTCTTGCTTATTTTACTCAGAATCCGGATGTTAAGCTGGATAACCCAGAAGCCGTCTTCATCGTGCTAGGGCAAATCTTCTTCCATCCGTTATTTGCCGGCCTTATGCTGGCAGCCGTTCTCGCGGCGATCATGAGCACCATCTCGTCCCAGCTGATCGTTACATCCAGCGCACTGACTGAGGACTTGTACAAAATCATATTTAAAAAAGAAAAATCAGATAAGCAGTACGTATTTTTCGGTCGTTTGGCAGTGCTCGCAGTAGCCATCATCGCTGCATCACTGGCATGGGTACAAAACGACACCATCCTTGGCCTGGTTGCATACGCTTGGGCAGGCTTCGGAGCAGCGTTCGGACCGATCATCATCCTGAGCCTGTACTGGAAGAAGATGACCAACTGGGGCGCGATTCTCGGCATGATCGCCGGTGCCGCTACCGTTGTCATCTGGAGCAATTTCGGCTTGAGCGATGTCATGTATGAAATCGTCCCAGGCTTCATCATCAACCTGATCATTTCTGTTGTTGTCAGCTTGGTAACATACAGACCAAATCCTGAGATTGAAAAAGAATTTGATATGAGTGTTGAGAACTTAAAATCATAA
- the aceA gene encoding isocitrate lyase, with product MTQDRVKQLQESWEMDSRWAGVERTYTAEDVIKLRGSIDIEHTLARRGAEKLWKLVHEEDFVNALGALTGNQAVQQVKAGLKAIYLSGWQVAADANLSGNMYPDQSLYPANSVPAVVKRINQALQRADQITHGEGDDSIDWFAPIVADAEAGFGGQLNVFELMKGMIEAGAAGVHFEDQLSSEKKCGHLGGKVLLPTQTAVRNLIAARLAADVMGTPTLIVARTDANAADLITSDVDPYDAPFITGDRTPEGFFRVKAGLDQAIARGLAYAPYADLVWCETSEPDLDEARRFAEAIHAKYPGKLLAYNCSPSFNWKKKLDDETIAKFQVELGKMGYKFQFVTLAGFHALNHSMFELARGYKERGMAAYSELQQAEFDSEQYGYTATRHQREVGTGYFDDVSMVISGGTSSTTALKGSTEEAQFTTS from the coding sequence ATGACTCAAGATCGTGTAAAGCAATTGCAGGAAAGCTGGGAAATGGATAGCAGATGGGCTGGAGTGGAAAGAACTTATACGGCGGAGGATGTCATCAAGCTTCGCGGTTCGATTGATATTGAACATACACTGGCACGCCGCGGTGCGGAGAAGCTGTGGAAGCTTGTACATGAAGAGGATTTCGTCAACGCTCTGGGTGCTTTAACTGGCAACCAGGCTGTCCAGCAGGTAAAAGCAGGCCTTAAGGCAATCTACTTGAGCGGTTGGCAGGTTGCAGCGGACGCTAACCTTTCCGGAAACATGTACCCTGACCAGAGCTTGTATCCGGCCAACAGCGTTCCCGCTGTTGTTAAGCGCATCAACCAGGCGCTGCAGCGTGCTGACCAGATCACCCATGGAGAAGGAGACGATTCCATCGACTGGTTCGCACCAATCGTGGCGGATGCAGAAGCAGGTTTTGGCGGACAGCTGAATGTATTCGAATTGATGAAAGGCATGATCGAAGCTGGCGCAGCAGGCGTTCACTTTGAGGACCAGCTTTCTTCTGAAAAGAAATGCGGACACCTTGGCGGAAAGGTATTGCTTCCGACACAGACAGCAGTCCGTAACCTGATCGCTGCCCGACTTGCAGCTGACGTTATGGGCACGCCAACACTGATTGTTGCACGTACTGACGCAAACGCGGCAGATTTGATCACAAGCGATGTGGATCCATATGATGCTCCATTCATAACAGGTGACAGGACGCCAGAAGGATTCTTCCGCGTGAAGGCTGGTCTTGACCAGGCAATCGCCCGCGGTCTTGCGTATGCTCCATATGCTGACCTCGTTTGGTGTGAAACATCCGAGCCTGATCTGGACGAAGCTCGCCGCTTTGCAGAAGCGATTCATGCTAAGTATCCAGGCAAACTGCTTGCTTACAACTGCTCACCATCATTCAACTGGAAAAAGAAGCTGGATGACGAGACAATCGCGAAGTTCCAGGTCGAGCTTGGCAAGATGGGTTACAAGTTCCAGTTCGTTACACTTGCAGGTTTCCATGCATTGAACCACAGCATGTTCGAATTGGCCCGCGGCTACAAAGAGCGCGGCATGGCTGCATACTCCGAACTGCAGCAAGCTGAGTTCGATAGCGAACAATATGGCTACACAGCAACAAGACACCAGCGCGAAGTCGGAACTGGATATTTCGATGATGTATCAATGGTCATTTCCGGAGGAACTTCTTCAACGACTGCGTTAAAAGGTTCTACGGAAGAAGCCCAGTTTACTACTTCTTGA
- a CDS encoding MFS transporter, translating to MNGLLKNKGFITLMLAQLISSVGDWLSVIAIITMVGLKWEASPMEVSMIILCLAVPMALLGPFTGTIADRFNRKALMIVSDLVRAGLILILAFANSLWTVYICLFMIGMLSAIFVPAKNGKLKELINQENMKSAMSITSMIDSGTKVLGPLLSGMLVSAFGTRLVFFIDSGTFVLSALLLLALPKAVVPIKDGSEEPKEASFKEDFLEGIRFIKGNRFLIVGVLVLGVSLLILQLSDSQIIVLLRELPNVSPDLFGYIVTASGLGMFFTGMLLAKKTDYNALILMFIGVCGIGLSFSMMAVLTVFDLELPMLWGPILGLFGGFSVGLVFIPFQAAVQTDTPVHMTGRVFGVLNSVTTTATIIGPLAGGLLATVLGVIPTFIITGLLLVAVSIVGLIFKSKIERGRVNVSESQSGTHGAASS from the coding sequence ATGAATGGTCTTTTAAAGAATAAAGGGTTTATTACCTTAATGCTAGCGCAGTTAATATCAAGTGTTGGTGACTGGTTGAGCGTCATTGCGATCATAACGATGGTTGGATTGAAGTGGGAGGCATCTCCAATGGAGGTGTCCATGATTATCCTTTGTTTGGCGGTGCCAATGGCTCTGCTTGGACCTTTTACCGGAACGATTGCTGACAGGTTTAATAGAAAAGCATTAATGATTGTTTCAGACTTAGTGAGAGCAGGACTTATTCTGATTCTTGCTTTTGCCAATTCTTTATGGACTGTTTACATTTGCTTATTCATGATCGGAATGCTTTCAGCTATATTTGTCCCGGCAAAGAACGGTAAGCTTAAGGAGCTTATAAATCAGGAAAATATGAAAAGCGCAATGTCCATTACCTCGATGATTGATTCAGGAACGAAGGTGCTCGGTCCATTGTTGAGCGGAATGTTAGTCTCAGCTTTTGGCACCCGGCTGGTGTTCTTTATCGACTCTGGTACTTTTGTCCTCTCAGCCCTTCTGCTTCTTGCATTGCCAAAGGCAGTGGTGCCAATAAAGGATGGTTCGGAGGAACCGAAGGAAGCTTCGTTTAAAGAGGATTTCTTGGAAGGAATCAGGTTTATTAAAGGAAATCGGTTTTTAATCGTGGGGGTTTTGGTGTTAGGGGTAAGCTTGTTGATTTTACAGCTTTCAGACTCCCAAATCATCGTATTGCTCAGGGAACTGCCGAATGTTTCACCGGATCTCTTTGGTTATATTGTTACAGCTTCAGGACTCGGAATGTTCTTTACCGGAATGCTGTTGGCTAAGAAAACAGATTACAATGCCCTGATTTTGATGTTCATTGGAGTTTGTGGGATTGGGCTCAGTTTTAGTATGATGGCTGTATTGACAGTATTTGATTTAGAGTTGCCAATGCTATGGGGACCTATTCTTGGATTGTTTGGCGGTTTTTCTGTCGGGTTGGTGTTCATCCCATTTCAGGCAGCAGTCCAAACCGACACTCCTGTTCACATGACAGGCAGAGTATTCGGTGTTTTGAACAGCGTAACGACTACTGCGACGATCATCGGGCCATTGGCCGGAGGATTGCTTGCCACAGTACTGGGAGTCATCCCGACATTCATCATCACTGGATTATTGTTGGTTGCGGTCTCGATAGTTGGTTTGATTTTTAAAAGTAAAATAGAACGGGGGAGAGTAAATGTCTCCGAAAGTCAGTCAGGAACACATGGAGCAGCGTCGAGCTGA
- the gatA gene encoding Asp-tRNA(Asn)/Glu-tRNA(Gln) amidotransferase subunit GatA: protein MSLFEHKISELHELIHKRDLRVSDLVDESFKRIGEVESKVQAFLTLDEENARAAAKALDDKVIQNKPTSKLYGLPIGIKDNIVTKGLRTTAASKILENFDPIYDATVTQKLKQAETVTIGKLNMDEFAMGSSNENSGFKKTLNPWNLDRVPGGSSGGSAASVAAGEVLFSLGSDTGGSIRQPASFCGVVGMKPTYGLVSRFGLIAFASSLDQIGPITRNVEDNAFLLKAIAGHDEMDSTSAKVDIPDYIASLTGDVKGLKIAVPKEYLGEGVNEEVRKSVMDALVILERLGATWEEVSLPHSKYALATYYLLSSSEASANLARFDGVRYGYRSPNAENLLEMYKMTREEGFGEEVKRRIMLGTFALSSGYYDAYYKKAQKIRTLIKQDFEKVFEQYDVIIGPTAPTPAFKLGENTRDPMTMYANDILTIPVNLAGVPAISVPCGFDKGLPLGLQIIGRHFDESTVYKVAHAFEQATDFHKQKPEL, encoded by the coding sequence ATGAGTTTATTTGAACACAAGATTTCGGAGCTTCATGAGCTTATACATAAAAGAGATCTAAGAGTTTCCGACCTGGTCGATGAATCTTTCAAGCGGATTGGCGAGGTCGAAAGCAAGGTCCAGGCGTTTTTAACATTGGATGAAGAAAACGCAAGGGCAGCGGCGAAGGCATTGGACGACAAGGTGATCCAGAACAAGCCAACGAGCAAGTTATACGGACTGCCGATTGGTATCAAGGACAATATCGTTACAAAGGGCCTGCGTACGACAGCAGCGAGCAAGATTCTCGAAAACTTTGATCCTATATACGATGCGACGGTAACACAGAAGCTGAAGCAGGCGGAAACGGTGACGATCGGTAAGCTGAATATGGACGAGTTCGCGATGGGATCCTCAAACGAAAACTCTGGTTTTAAAAAGACTCTTAATCCGTGGAATCTTGACCGGGTACCTGGTGGTTCATCTGGGGGTTCGGCTGCATCAGTTGCTGCTGGTGAAGTGCTGTTCTCACTAGGCTCAGATACAGGCGGTTCGATCCGCCAGCCGGCATCTTTCTGCGGAGTGGTCGGCATGAAGCCAACTTATGGGCTAGTTTCACGCTTTGGATTGATCGCATTTGCGTCTTCTTTGGACCAAATTGGACCAATCACACGAAATGTAGAAGACAATGCTTTTCTGTTAAAAGCGATCGCGGGACACGATGAAATGGATTCGACTTCCGCCAAAGTGGACATCCCTGACTATATCGCTTCTTTGACTGGTGATGTAAAAGGATTGAAAATTGCTGTGCCTAAGGAGTATCTTGGCGAAGGTGTGAACGAAGAAGTGCGCAAATCGGTAATGGACGCACTCGTAATCCTCGAACGCCTGGGAGCAACATGGGAAGAAGTTTCCCTGCCGCATTCCAAGTACGCTCTGGCGACCTATTACTTGCTGTCATCTTCTGAAGCATCTGCGAACCTGGCGCGCTTTGATGGCGTCCGCTACGGCTACCGTTCACCGAATGCTGAGAATCTGCTCGAAATGTACAAAATGACGCGCGAGGAAGGCTTCGGTGAGGAAGTAAAGCGCCGTATCATGCTTGGTACGTTCGCGCTGAGCTCTGGTTATTATGATGCTTATTATAAAAAAGCACAGAAGATCCGCACGCTGATCAAGCAGGACTTTGAGAAAGTGTTCGAGCAATACGATGTCATTATTGGTCCTACTGCACCTACGCCGGCATTCAAACTTGGCGAGAACACAAGAGACCCGATGACAATGTATGCAAATGATATTCTGACGATCCCGGTCAACCTTGCAGGTGTGCCGGCGATCTCGGTCCCGTGCGGCTTTGACAAGGGTCTGCCGCTTGGCCTGCAAATCATCGGACGTCATTTCGATGAAAGTACTGTATATAAAGTTGCCCATGCATTCGAGCAGGCAACAGATTTTCATAAACAAAAACCTGAGCTGTAA
- the gatC gene encoding Asp-tRNA(Asn)/Glu-tRNA(Gln) amidotransferase subunit GatC → MSRISEEQVKHVAHLARLAITEKEAQMLTDQLDKIITYAEQLNELNTDNVEPTAHVLEIKNVMREDRAKEGLPREEVLKNAPEHQDGQIKVPGIME, encoded by the coding sequence ATGTCAAGGATTTCTGAGGAGCAGGTGAAGCATGTCGCACACCTGGCAAGATTGGCGATTACAGAAAAGGAAGCGCAAATGCTGACGGACCAGCTGGATAAAATCATTACATATGCTGAGCAGTTGAATGAGCTGAATACGGATAATGTTGAACCAACTGCACATGTGCTTGAAATAAAGAATGTCATGCGTGAGGACCGTGCAAAAGAGGGCCTTCCGCGTGAAGAGGTTTTGAAGAATGCGCCTGAGCACCAGGATGGACAGATCAAAGTGCCAGGAATTATGGAGTAG
- a CDS encoding SMI1/KNR4 family protein, with protein MYDEFLQKIDKLYQDDRKKLRTGTILYGNLYEDRWQTHIQKPLTFEELHSLEDEIGNLPEDFKEFLLTSNGCYLFDILRVAGKQDGYKGMTIEEQIHQPISFRNIPPYSRDRKRLDGLFVFADSMATGTFFVYNGEGQILQMDMRSFKPIDTYPNLLELLEEVFKEGERLVLNKDYLDFD; from the coding sequence ATGTATGATGAATTTCTGCAAAAGATAGACAAGCTTTATCAAGATGACCGGAAAAAACTTAGGACTGGTACAATCCTATATGGAAATCTGTACGAAGACCGCTGGCAAACTCATATCCAAAAACCATTGACCTTTGAAGAGTTACATTCACTCGAAGACGAGATAGGCAATCTGCCAGAAGACTTTAAAGAATTCCTGTTAACGTCTAATGGCTGCTACTTGTTTGATATATTGAGGGTCGCAGGCAAACAGGACGGTTATAAAGGGATGACCATCGAGGAGCAGATTCATCAGCCAATTTCATTTCGAAATATCCCACCTTATTCACGCGATAGAAAACGCCTGGATGGCTTATTTGTGTTTGCGGATTCGATGGCCACCGGAACATTCTTTGTCTATAACGGAGAAGGCCAAATCCTTCAAATGGATATGAGGAGTTTTAAGCCAATTGATACTTATCCAAATTTGTTGGAATTACTGGAAGAAGTGTTCAAGGAAGGCGAGAGATTGGTTTTGAATAAGGACTATCTTGATTTTGATTAA